In the Acinetobacter radioresistens DSM 6976 = NBRC 102413 = CIP 103788 genome, one interval contains:
- the brxC gene encoding BREX system P-loop protein BrxC — MNIKELFYKPLDRAINGVVKADQNDNTTVYQELDEYVVTNELEKHFRDFFQSYGTDLSDPSIANRVGVWISGFFGSGKSHFLKTLSYILANKVARDAEGNERSAAEFFDESKIRDAFIRADIGKAVSHHADVILFNIDSKASSNDDGNPILNVFLRVFNEYQGFSADHPHIAHMERHLSQKGVYERFKQAFEESSGMSWLEERDGYQFYQDDVETAISQALNLSAEAAHKWFEDSEQTFSVSVENFCQWVKEYLDSKGPQQRMLFLVDEVGQFIGSDTRLMLTLQTITENLGTICKGRAWIIVTSQADIDAVLGEMSSSKANDFSKIAGRFKTRLSLSSSNTDEVIQKRLLRKTPEAEALLRSVFEQKGDILKNQITFDRSGPTLKNYEGPESFIHNYPFAPYHFQLVQKVFEEIRKVGATGAHLAYGERSMLDAFQMAANAIATDEVGALVPFHRFYTSVEGFLDTAVKRTIDQAGQNKTLDGFDVQMLRTLFMIRYVDIIKGTLDNLVTLSIEKIDEDKLALRKRIEESLQRLEKESLITRNGDEFLFLTNEERDITRKIKATDLAASEENKELANLIFKDLLRDQNKYRHQANKMDYQIGRFLDSHSLDGKYESDLKVEIISPLDTEYNLYTEAYCIGKSTQAEGQILFKLADDKQFFNELRTWLKTNKFIRLNDDGTQSDISRILADRGRENQERKKRLRVRVEEMLLEAESYALGQHLQLSSSSPITKLDEACRYLLENTYTKLSYLQVYQQDAWRELNAVLTVDDMAQLGLSLDGGQSNPKALQEVEQYIALRATGTERILVSDVVDRFAKRPYGWPDAEILLLVGQLAAMGRISLQLNGGSLQLKDAFEPLQNSRRRRDVSIIKKRQTDDQVLKQARQLTQDLFSAMGPATEKELFEFYTQHFNNWLANFKSYKSKTDVGQFPGKKVIEKSILTLERLLANSDSFDFFKAVVENKDDYLDLEEDYRDIHEFFTNQMPSWQQLQQALRHFEKNKQALGSDEVAKKALSELHRIFTLESPYGLLNKVADLVRTVESVNEQLLTEKRSHAVEQIDDKIKQLEAEIKNSGIATAELSNKLLRPLQLLKADIEVETSLSTIYMLQTQTAVERFDEALYELESELQTEIQRQAKAAQLAQSKAESVTNTATTASPITSTPAASPVQPVTAVVPPKPVVEVDVASIYSKSSSSVYLETEESVDQFVDVLKAELKKIVSDKKRVRIR, encoded by the coding sequence ATGAACATTAAAGAACTTTTTTACAAGCCATTAGATCGTGCGATAAACGGGGTGGTCAAGGCAGACCAGAATGACAATACCACGGTATATCAGGAACTCGATGAATACGTGGTCACCAATGAGCTGGAAAAGCATTTTCGGGACTTTTTCCAGTCTTATGGTACAGACCTAAGCGATCCTTCGATTGCCAATCGTGTCGGCGTATGGATTTCAGGCTTCTTTGGTTCAGGTAAATCACACTTCCTGAAAACCTTATCGTATATTCTGGCCAATAAAGTGGCACGTGACGCGGAAGGTAACGAACGCAGTGCTGCAGAATTCTTTGATGAAAGCAAAATCCGTGATGCGTTTATCCGTGCGGATATTGGCAAGGCCGTTAGCCATCATGCCGATGTCATCCTATTTAACATCGACAGTAAAGCCAGTTCCAATGATGACGGCAATCCGATTCTGAATGTGTTTTTACGCGTGTTTAACGAGTATCAGGGTTTTAGTGCCGATCATCCACATATTGCACATATGGAACGTCACCTGAGCCAGAAAGGGGTGTATGAGCGCTTTAAACAGGCTTTTGAAGAATCTAGCGGCATGTCTTGGCTAGAAGAACGTGACGGCTATCAGTTCTATCAGGATGATGTCGAAACCGCAATTTCCCAAGCCCTCAACTTATCAGCAGAAGCGGCACACAAGTGGTTTGAGGATTCTGAGCAGACTTTTAGTGTTTCGGTCGAAAACTTCTGTCAGTGGGTGAAAGAATACCTGGACAGCAAAGGACCCCAGCAACGCATGTTGTTTCTGGTGGATGAAGTGGGGCAGTTTATTGGCAGCGATACCCGCTTGATGCTGACACTGCAAACCATTACTGAAAACCTGGGTACGATCTGTAAAGGCCGCGCTTGGATTATCGTCACCTCACAGGCAGACATCGATGCTGTTTTAGGTGAGATGTCTTCTTCCAAAGCCAATGACTTCTCCAAGATTGCTGGACGTTTTAAAACCCGTTTATCACTGTCCAGTTCCAATACCGATGAAGTCATCCAGAAACGTTTATTACGTAAAACCCCGGAAGCTGAAGCATTGCTCAGATCGGTGTTTGAGCAAAAGGGCGATATCTTAAAAAATCAGATTACCTTTGACCGTTCAGGCCCAACCCTCAAGAACTATGAGGGGCCAGAAAGTTTTATTCATAACTATCCTTTTGCGCCGTACCATTTCCAGCTGGTGCAAAAAGTATTTGAAGAAATCCGTAAAGTCGGTGCGACCGGTGCACACTTGGCCTATGGTGAACGGTCCATGCTGGATGCGTTCCAGATGGCCGCGAATGCGATTGCTACAGATGAAGTCGGTGCCCTGGTTCCTTTCCACCGCTTCTATACTTCAGTCGAAGGTTTCCTGGATACTGCAGTGAAGCGTACCATCGACCAGGCAGGGCAGAATAAGACCCTGGATGGTTTTGATGTGCAGATGCTGCGTACCCTGTTCATGATCCGCTATGTCGATATCATCAAAGGTACGCTGGATAACCTGGTGACTTTGTCGATTGAGAAAATTGATGAAGATAAGCTGGCATTGCGCAAGCGGATTGAAGAGAGCCTGCAGCGTCTGGAAAAAGAGAGCCTGATTACGAGGAATGGCGATGAGTTCCTGTTCCTGACCAATGAAGAACGTGATATTACCCGAAAAATCAAAGCCACTGACTTAGCAGCTTCAGAAGAAAATAAAGAGTTAGCCAATCTGATCTTTAAAGATTTACTGCGCGATCAGAACAAATACCGCCATCAAGCCAACAAGATGGACTATCAGATTGGTCGTTTCCTAGATAGCCATAGCCTGGATGGGAAGTATGAGAGCGATTTGAAAGTTGAAATCATTTCTCCACTAGATACGGAATATAACCTCTACACTGAAGCTTACTGTATTGGTAAAAGTACTCAGGCCGAAGGGCAGATACTGTTTAAACTGGCAGACGATAAACAGTTCTTTAATGAACTGCGCACCTGGCTGAAAACCAATAAATTCATCCGCTTAAATGATGATGGCACTCAGTCCGATATTTCCCGTATTCTGGCAGACCGTGGTCGTGAGAACCAAGAACGTAAAAAACGCCTGCGTGTCCGGGTCGAAGAAATGTTGCTGGAGGCGGAAAGTTATGCCTTGGGTCAACATCTACAACTTTCATCTTCAAGTCCAATCACCAAGCTGGATGAGGCCTGTCGTTATCTGCTGGAAAATACTTATACCAAACTGAGCTATCTGCAGGTCTATCAGCAGGATGCCTGGCGTGAACTGAACGCCGTCTTGACTGTCGATGATATGGCGCAGCTCGGATTGTCTCTGGATGGCGGTCAGAGCAATCCCAAAGCCCTACAGGAAGTGGAGCAGTACATTGCACTACGGGCCACTGGTACAGAGCGTATTCTGGTCTCGGATGTGGTGGATCGTTTTGCCAAACGTCCTTATGGCTGGCCGGATGCCGAGATTTTACTGCTGGTGGGTCAGTTGGCGGCAATGGGGCGGATTTCACTGCAGTTAAATGGCGGCAGCTTACAGTTAAAAGATGCCTTTGAGCCTTTACAAAACAGCCGCCGTCGCCGTGATGTGTCGATCATTAAAAAACGCCAGACTGATGATCAGGTATTGAAACAGGCACGCCAACTGACCCAAGACCTATTCTCGGCCATGGGGCCAGCGACTGAGAAAGAGCTGTTTGAATTCTATACCCAACATTTTAACAACTGGTTAGCCAACTTTAAGTCGTACAAAAGCAAAACTGATGTCGGGCAGTTCCCGGGCAAGAAAGTGATTGAAAAGTCGATTCTGACTTTGGAGCGCTTGCTGGCTAATAGCGACAGCTTCGATTTCTTTAAGGCCGTGGTTGAGAACAAGGACGACTATCTGGATCTGGAAGAAGATTATCGTGATATTCATGAGTTCTTCACTAACCAGATGCCGAGCTGGCAGCAACTGCAACAGGCCTTACGTCATTTTGAGAAAAACAAACAGGCGCTGGGCAGTGATGAGGTGGCAAAAAAAGCCCTCTCCGAATTACATCGTATTTTCACCCTTGAATCGCCCTATGGCCTGTTAAATAAAGTGGCTGATTTGGTTCGTACAGTGGAAAGCGTTAATGAGCAATTGCTGACTGAGAAGCGTAGCCATGCGGTAGAGCAAATTGATGACAAGATCAAACAGTTAGAAGCTGAGATTAAAAACAGTGGTATTGCTACCGCTGAGCTGAGTAACAAGCTATTACGCCCACTACAACTGCTCAAAGCGGATATTGAAGTGGAAACTAGCCTGTCCACCATCTATATGTTGCAAACTCAAACCGCCGTGGAGCGTTTTGATGAAGCCTTGTATGAGTTGGAAAGCGAACTTCAGACGGAAATCCAGCGTCAGGCCAAAGCGGCACAACTGGCTCAGAGCAAAGCAGAGAGTGTAACCAACACTGCAACCACCGCCAGCCCAATTACATCAACACCTGCTGCGAGTCCGGTACAGCCTGTGACAGCCGTAGTGCCACCGAAACCCGTGGTGGAAGTCGATGTCGCGAGCATTTACAGCAAAAGCTCAAGTAGTGTCTATCTGGAAACAGAAGAGTCAGTAGATCAATTTGTAGACGTACTCAAAGCTGAATTGAAAAAAATCGTGAGTGACAAAAAGCGTGTGCGTATCCGCTAA
- a CDS encoding DUF1819 family protein, giving the protein MLEQFHYDSDLIGGSLMVRESRLIADLLLREATPEQWHQAIQIDNILQKRTPASAQRNATAIRKRLERLEPDFWKALRDGDDELATQVAFCSALERNLLLLEFMETVMRDAYISQAQYLDSYIWSDFLDERSQRDPDICDWKESSKKKMGQVVFRMLAEAGYLKSTRKLELQRVIVRAELRSLLEEHYKQRIKRSMEVSVWAR; this is encoded by the coding sequence ATGTTAGAACAATTTCATTATGACAGTGACCTGATTGGTGGTTCCCTGATGGTGCGTGAAAGCCGGCTGATCGCGGATCTGTTATTACGAGAAGCGACTCCAGAACAATGGCATCAGGCCATTCAGATTGACAATATTCTGCAAAAAAGAACGCCTGCTTCAGCTCAACGCAATGCCACCGCTATTCGTAAGCGTCTGGAGCGCTTAGAGCCTGATTTCTGGAAAGCACTACGTGATGGGGATGATGAGCTGGCGACCCAGGTGGCTTTTTGTAGCGCACTGGAACGCAACCTGTTGCTGCTTGAGTTTATGGAAACGGTGATGAGGGATGCCTATATCTCTCAGGCGCAATACTTGGACAGTTATATCTGGTCAGATTTTTTGGATGAACGCTCACAACGCGATCCGGATATCTGTGATTGGAAAGAGTCCAGCAAGAAAAAAATGGGGCAGGTGGTGTTTCGCATGCTGGCAGAAGCCGGTTACTTAAAAAGTACCCGTAAGCTGGAGTTGCAGCGCGTGATCGTCAGAGCAGAGCTGCGTAGCCTGTTGGAAGAACATTATAAACAACGCATTAAAAGATCTATGGAAGTGTCGGTATGGGCGCGTTAG
- the pglX gene encoding BREX-1 system adenine-specific DNA-methyltransferase PglX — MNTSNIKKYAPQARNDFIAAMRKQAAKYGITADSILPAEQKGDLLLIGDQVFPLSVMKPREKLIKRIQTSSFEQTIDYIAYSWFNRLCAIRYMECKGLLDHGRRVLSSADGSAGLPQILEECLDIDLPGLDASRVAELKLDGNKDEELYRELLLAQCHALNQVMPLLFEQVSDESELLLPDNLTKTDSLIRDLVSSIPEEDWSDVQIIGWLYQFYISEKKDQVIGKVVKSEDIPAATQLFTPNWIVKYLVQNSVGRLWMMAQPESTLASEWEYYIQPAEQTDEVNAQLKQLINVRISEDGDTLNPESITVLDPACGSGHILVEAYDCLKAIYLERGYRSRDIPRLILENNLYGIDIDTRAAQLASFALLMKAREDDRRLFSNPPKLNIIALQDSQPERLEAFSQDLASTGIAQADLKELLDLFEHASTFGSLIQIPQAFAKKLSDLESKLNKALESGDIFAQQSAQELLPLVQQAKLLAKQYDAVIANPPYMGGKGMNTALKDFAKKKFPDSKSDMFAMFIERCQALSKISGETAFVTPYVWMFISSYEELRKKLVSENTIKSLIQLEYNAFEPACIPVCAYTISKAHVKDYVGSYIKLSDFKGHENQAPKTIEAINNPDCGWFFTAKPDDFKKIPGSPVAYWVSDKVRSTFQSGMSIQRYAVPRQGLATGDNEKFLRIWYEVDHKLFSIRIDSDLNNSKWYPCNKGGAFRKWYGNNTYVVNWQNDGYEIKNFVDENGKQRSRPQNTSYYFREGVSWSTISSSALSMRYSPKGFLFETKGSVCFPENKLQLNLVLALMNSYVVKELLLAISPTLDFHEGPIGKVPVITELESSTKEYVDILVNIAKNDWDSYETSWDFAQNPIIRTNQSTLEQAFNAWQQQNTDAVAEMKRLEEENNKLFIEAYGLQDELTPDVPDAQITLTRADREKDSQRLVSYALGCMMGRYSLDEPGLIYAHAGNQDFDANRYQKFPADADGIIPLTEMHWFEDDATHRIREFLTAVWGKDTLDANMQWLAESLDKKASETAEDTIRRYLASKFYKDHMQTYKKRPIYWLFSSGKQGAFQALVYLHRYNESTLARMRTEYVMPLISKMAAMVNSLQSEIENSDSAAEIKRKEKELQNLHKQQAELSSFEEKLRHYADQRISLDLDDGVKVNYGKFGDLLAEVKAVTGEK, encoded by the coding sequence ATGAATACCAGTAATATTAAAAAATACGCACCGCAAGCACGTAACGATTTTATCGCAGCGATGCGCAAGCAGGCCGCCAAATACGGCATCACCGCAGACAGCATTTTACCGGCTGAACAGAAAGGCGACTTGCTGCTGATTGGCGATCAGGTTTTTCCGCTATCCGTCATGAAACCTCGTGAGAAGCTGATCAAACGCATTCAAACCAGCAGTTTTGAGCAGACGATTGATTATATCGCTTACAGCTGGTTTAACCGTCTCTGTGCGATTCGCTACATGGAATGCAAAGGCTTACTCGATCATGGCCGCCGTGTGTTGAGTAGTGCTGATGGCAGTGCCGGCTTGCCACAGATTTTGGAAGAATGTCTGGATATCGACCTACCGGGTTTAGATGCTAGCCGTGTGGCTGAGCTTAAGCTGGATGGCAATAAAGACGAAGAGCTGTATCGTGAGCTGTTACTGGCTCAATGTCATGCGTTGAATCAAGTCATGCCACTCTTGTTTGAACAGGTTTCTGATGAGTCTGAACTACTGTTACCGGATAACCTGACCAAAACCGATTCGTTGATCCGTGATTTGGTCAGCAGCATTCCGGAAGAAGATTGGTCGGATGTGCAGATTATTGGCTGGTTATATCAATTCTATATTTCTGAAAAGAAAGACCAGGTGATTGGTAAAGTCGTCAAGAGTGAAGATATTCCTGCAGCGACACAGTTATTCACCCCGAACTGGATTGTGAAATACCTGGTACAGAATAGTGTCGGTCGTTTATGGATGATGGCGCAGCCGGAAAGTACCCTGGCCAGTGAGTGGGAATACTATATTCAGCCAGCGGAACAGACCGATGAAGTCAATGCCCAGTTAAAACAGCTGATTAATGTACGGATCAGTGAAGATGGCGATACTTTAAATCCTGAAAGCATCACCGTGCTGGATCCTGCCTGTGGTTCGGGGCATATTCTGGTGGAAGCTTATGATTGCTTAAAAGCGATTTATTTAGAGCGTGGTTACCGTAGCCGTGATATTCCACGTTTGATTCTGGAAAATAACCTGTACGGGATTGATATTGATACTCGTGCCGCACAGCTCGCCAGTTTTGCATTGTTAATGAAAGCGCGTGAGGATGACCGCCGTTTATTTAGCAATCCACCAAAGCTGAATATTATTGCGTTACAGGACAGTCAGCCGGAACGTTTAGAAGCATTCAGTCAGGATTTGGCAAGTACTGGTATTGCACAGGCAGATTTAAAAGAGTTGCTGGACTTGTTTGAACATGCTTCTACTTTTGGTTCTTTGATTCAAATCCCTCAAGCATTCGCTAAAAAGCTGTCTGATTTAGAAAGCAAGCTGAATAAAGCATTAGAATCAGGCGATATTTTTGCGCAACAGTCAGCACAAGAGTTATTGCCTTTAGTACAGCAAGCTAAATTACTGGCTAAACAATATGATGCCGTGATTGCCAACCCGCCGTATATGGGCGGTAAAGGCATGAATACAGCACTTAAAGATTTTGCGAAAAAGAAATTCCCTGACAGCAAGTCAGATATGTTCGCTATGTTTATAGAGCGTTGCCAAGCCCTTTCTAAAATATCTGGGGAAACAGCGTTTGTAACACCTTATGTGTGGATGTTTATTTCTTCTTATGAGGAATTACGAAAAAAACTTGTTTCTGAAAATACAATTAAGTCACTCATTCAACTTGAATATAATGCGTTTGAACCAGCATGTATTCCTGTGTGTGCCTATACGATATCCAAAGCTCATGTAAAAGACTATGTGGGTAGTTACATTAAATTATCTGACTTTAAAGGTCATGAAAATCAAGCACCGAAAACTATAGAAGCGATTAACAATCCTGATTGTGGTTGGTTTTTTACTGCTAAACCAGATGATTTTAAGAAAATACCTGGAAGTCCTGTGGCTTATTGGGTGAGTGATAAAGTGCGGAGTACTTTTCAATCAGGGATGTCTATACAAAGATACGCTGTTCCAAGACAGGGTTTGGCAACAGGGGATAATGAAAAATTCTTAAGAATTTGGTATGAAGTAGATCATAAATTATTTTCTATAAGAATCGATAGTGATTTAAATAATTCGAAATGGTATCCATGTAATAAAGGTGGTGCGTTCCGTAAATGGTATGGCAACAATACTTATGTTGTGAACTGGCAAAATGACGGTTATGAAATAAAGAACTTTGTAGATGAGAATGGGAAGCAGCGCTCTAGACCTCAGAATACTAGTTATTATTTTAGAGAAGGTGTGAGTTGGTCAACTATAAGTAGTTCAGCTTTGTCAATGAGATACTCTCCCAAAGGATTTTTATTTGAAACGAAAGGTTCTGTTTGTTTTCCAGAGAATAAATTGCAGTTAAATCTAGTTTTAGCTTTGATGAACTCCTATGTAGTAAAGGAATTATTATTGGCTATATCTCCAACTTTAGATTTCCATGAGGGACCTATTGGAAAAGTACCAGTAATCACAGAGTTGGAAAGTTCAACAAAAGAATATGTTGATATTTTAGTAAATATAGCCAAAAATGACTGGGACTCCTATGAAACTTCATGGGATTTCGCTCAAAACCCAATTATTCGTACTAACCAATCAACCTTAGAACAAGCCTTTAATGCATGGCAGCAGCAAAATACTGACGCCGTGGCTGAAATGAAACGTCTTGAAGAAGAAAACAATAAGCTGTTTATTGAAGCCTATGGTTTACAGGACGAACTCACACCCGATGTTCCAGATGCGCAAATCACCCTCACCCGAGCTGACCGTGAAAAAGACAGCCAGCGTTTAGTGTCTTATGCCCTTGGCTGCATGATGGGACGTTATAGTCTAGATGAACCAGGCTTGATCTATGCCCATGCAGGCAATCAAGACTTTGATGCCAACCGTTATCAAAAATTCCCAGCCGATGCGGATGGCATTATTCCACTGACCGAAATGCATTGGTTTGAAGATGATGCAACACATCGTATTCGAGAGTTTTTAACTGCGGTTTGGGGCAAAGATACATTAGATGCCAATATGCAGTGGCTCGCAGAAAGTTTGGATAAAAAAGCCAGTGAAACCGCTGAAGATACAATTCGCCGTTATCTTGCTAGCAAGTTTTATAAAGACCACATGCAAACCTATAAAAAGCGTCCGATCTACTGGTTATTTAGCAGTGGTAAACAGGGGGCTTTCCAGGCGTTGGTGTACTTGCACCGCTATAACGAAAGTACCTTGGCGCGTATGCGTACCGAATACGTGATGCCACTGATTTCAAAAATGGCAGCGATGGTTAATTCTTTGCAAAGTGAAATAGAAAACAGTGATTCAGCTGCTGAAATTAAACGTAAAGAGAAAGAACTACAAAATCTGCATAAGCAACAGGCTGAACTGAGTAGCTTTGAAGAAAAACTGCGCCATTATGCCGATCAGCGTATTTCGCTGGATCTAGATGATGGGGTGAAAGTGAACTACGGCAAGTTTGGGGACTTGTTGGCTGAAGTGAAAGCTGTGACGGGGGAAAAGTGA
- a CDS encoding DUF1788 domain-containing protein, translated as MSQTIHERLNQIPERILSTEFLTGQGLGNEIGFWIFDYAPEDELKVREYLHFLDGMLEKKHSQLKVVNINLLQAVVDYLAERNFIDKAIQMQKAKGDEALLKALKGPLHMDKFAPYLVSKYATNAQDIVLMTGVGSVWPLLRAHHLLNSLHSLLGHKPVVLFYPGYYDGQAMSLFGKIPSNNYYRAFRLVP; from the coding sequence ATGAGTCAAACAATACATGAGCGTCTGAACCAGATTCCAGAGCGAATTCTTTCCACTGAGTTTCTCACTGGACAAGGATTGGGTAATGAAATTGGCTTCTGGATTTTTGATTATGCACCTGAAGATGAGTTGAAAGTGCGCGAATATCTGCATTTTCTAGACGGGATGCTGGAGAAAAAACACAGTCAGCTGAAGGTGGTGAATATCAACCTGCTGCAAGCCGTGGTGGATTATCTGGCTGAGCGTAACTTCATCGATAAAGCCATTCAAATGCAAAAAGCCAAAGGCGATGAAGCGCTGCTCAAAGCCTTAAAGGGCCCACTGCATATGGATAAGTTCGCGCCGTATCTGGTGAGTAAATATGCCACCAATGCGCAAGATATTGTGTTGATGACTGGGGTTGGGTCGGTTTGGCCACTGTTACGTGCCCATCACTTATTGAATAGTTTGCATTCGTTACTGGGGCATAAGCCAGTGGTGCTGTTTTACCCAGGTTATTACGACGGTCAAGCGATGAGTTTATTTGGAAAAATTCCAAGCAACAATTACTACAGAGCATTCAGATTGGTGCCTTAA
- a CDS encoding WYL domain-containing protein, translated as MTTDKHEVLLRMRAIELLAYWEGRLVTNRLMSWFGLSRQQASADIKRYNTLYNPDALIHDPSVKGYVPKASFQPVLTTAHINEYLNMLSGLVSESHALIAMPEPNLAAVQLPDRSVRPEVIREVLRACRNQSTLKMIYASMQNPQWHERMISPHTLVYTGFRWHVRAYCHQSKQFKDFLLSRIDRTPVVVAIESVDPAQDQQWHEEIVLTLIPNPKLNSSQQALVEKDFGMPDGRLQIPVKKALAHYTLQRYQAAITLAEAEDALKYTLVLQGSDIEKLSSYLFDQAS; from the coding sequence ATGACGACAGATAAGCATGAAGTGCTTCTTCGAATGCGAGCCATCGAGCTGCTTGCTTACTGGGAAGGCCGTTTGGTTACCAATCGTTTAATGAGCTGGTTTGGGCTGAGTCGACAGCAGGCTTCTGCGGATATCAAGCGCTATAATACGCTGTATAACCCCGATGCCTTGATTCATGACCCCTCCGTAAAAGGCTATGTGCCTAAGGCCAGCTTCCAGCCTGTACTGACTACAGCGCATATCAATGAATATCTCAATATGCTCTCGGGCTTGGTCAGTGAATCGCATGCGCTGATTGCGATGCCAGAACCGAATCTTGCAGCAGTTCAATTACCTGATCGCAGTGTACGTCCTGAAGTGATTCGGGAAGTTTTGCGTGCCTGCCGCAACCAAAGTACTTTAAAAATGATTTATGCCTCGATGCAGAATCCGCAGTGGCATGAACGCATGATTTCCCCACATACCCTGGTGTATACCGGTTTTCGCTGGCATGTCCGTGCCTATTGCCATCAGAGCAAGCAGTTTAAGGACTTTTTACTCTCCAGAATTGATCGTACACCTGTTGTGGTGGCGATTGAGTCAGTAGACCCTGCTCAAGATCAGCAATGGCATGAAGAAATTGTACTGACGCTGATCCCTAATCCAAAATTGAACTCATCACAACAAGCGCTGGTCGAAAAAGACTTCGGCATGCCTGATGGCAGATTACAGATTCCGGTGAAAAAAGCCCTGGCTCACTATACCTTGCAGCGATATCAGGCCGCGATCACGCTGGCTGAGGCGGAAGATGCCTTGAAATATACCTTAGTGTTACAAGGTTCAGATATCGAAAAGCTGTCGTCTTACCTGTTTGATCAAGCTTCATAG